The Bacteroidota bacterium genome window below encodes:
- a CDS encoding quinone-dependent dihydroorotate dehydrogenase codes for MSFYTSIIRPVLFRFAPETVHHFTFSFLRIAFKIPLVRSIVSSTYSSDKSISRKLMGIDFPNPIGLAAGFDKDAKLYSELSALGFGFIEVGTITPKPQPGNDKPRLFRLPKDSAIINRMGFNNHGVEQMVINLKKNNSRVIIGGNIGKNKNTPNENAVKDYIICFESLFNVVDYFVVNVSSPNTPGLRALQEKEPLLKILNALQILNNQLAIEYSKKRKPVLLKIAPDLTNEQLDEIVEVLHASGLDGVIATNTTISRENLNSDAQEIARIGAGGLSGKPLAKRSTEVIKYLAERSDKKFIIIGVGGIHSETDAIEKLNAGADLIQLYTGFIYEGPALIQRIKKRLKVLN; via the coding sequence ATGAGCTTTTATACTTCAATCATCCGTCCGGTTCTTTTCCGTTTCGCTCCGGAAACAGTACATCACTTTACATTTTCATTTTTGAGAATTGCATTTAAGATTCCTTTGGTAAGATCTATCGTAAGTTCTACCTACAGTTCAGATAAAAGTATTTCCAGAAAACTGATGGGAATTGATTTTCCTAATCCAATTGGACTTGCAGCCGGGTTTGACAAGGACGCAAAGTTATATTCTGAATTGTCTGCACTTGGGTTTGGATTTATTGAAGTAGGAACGATCACTCCAAAACCTCAACCCGGAAATGATAAACCCCGGTTATTCAGATTGCCCAAAGATTCTGCGATCATTAACCGTATGGGATTTAATAACCATGGAGTAGAACAGATGGTGATCAATCTGAAAAAGAATAACAGCAGAGTTATCATAGGTGGGAATATTGGGAAAAATAAAAATACTCCTAATGAAAATGCTGTTAAGGATTACATCATCTGCTTTGAATCCTTGTTTAATGTTGTGGATTATTTTGTAGTCAATGTTTCTTCGCCGAATACTCCGGGACTTCGTGCACTTCAGGAAAAAGAACCATTATTAAAAATTTTAAATGCCTTACAAATATTGAATAATCAACTGGCGATCGAATACTCAAAGAAACGCAAACCGGTATTATTAAAAATTGCTCCTGATCTGACAAATGAACAACTGGATGAGATCGTTGAAGTATTACATGCTTCCGGACTTGATGGAGTGATTGCAACCAATACAACTATCTCAAGAGAAAATCTAAATTCAGATGCTCAGGAAATTGCCCGGATAGGAGCAGGAGGACTCAGTGGTAAACCACTCGCAAAAAGAAGTACGGAAGTGATCAAATATCTGGCAGAAAGATCTGACAAGAAATTTATAATTATTGGCGTAGGTGGAATACACTCTGAAACAGACGCAATTGAAAAATTAAATGCAGGTGCAGATCTTATTCAACTCTATACCGGATTTATTTATGAAGGACCTGCCTTAATTCAAAGAATAAAAAAAAGATTGAAAGTTCTGAATTAA
- a CDS encoding metal-dependent transcriptional regulator, with the protein MLTYTEENYLKAIFQLQEDEKGKISTNSIAERLSTTPATVSDMLQKLSAKKMVNYLKYYGVSLTASGKKKAVNVVRKHRLWELFLYEKLGFNWDEVHEIAEQLEHIQSDVLVQKLYDFLDKPKTDPHGDPIPDEDGVFPDLNAIPLAVVDPKKEAVVIGVSDHRPDFLQYLQKIGLNIGKRLNILEVISFDKSMDITIEGNRNPVHISHDAAKSIMVNLI; encoded by the coding sequence ATGCTCACGTATACAGAGGAAAATTATTTAAAGGCGATTTTTCAGCTTCAGGAAGATGAAAAAGGTAAGATCAGCACCAATTCAATTGCTGAAAGATTATCCACTACACCTGCAACTGTCTCTGATATGTTACAGAAACTGTCAGCAAAGAAGATGGTTAACTACCTGAAATATTATGGTGTAAGTCTGACAGCCAGCGGTAAAAAGAAAGCAGTAAATGTTGTCCGGAAGCATCGGTTATGGGAGCTCTTTCTGTACGAAAAACTGGGTTTCAATTGGGATGAAGTTCATGAGATCGCTGAACAATTAGAGCACATTCAATCCGATGTACTTGTGCAGAAATTATATGATTTCCTTGATAAGCCAAAGACTGATCCACATGGAGACCCTATACCTGATGAAGATGGAGTTTTTCCGGACCTGAATGCAATACCGCTGGCTGTAGTTGATCCTAAAAAGGAGGCTGTAGTAATTGGAGTTTCAGATCACCGACCTGATTTTTTACAATATCTGCAGAAGATCGGATTGAACATCGGCAAAAGGTTAAACATTTTAGAAGTCATATCATTTGACAAATCAATGGACATCACCATTGAAGGAAATAGAAATCCTGTTCACATCAGTCACGATGCTGCAAAAAGCATTATGGTTAATTTAATTTAA
- a CDS encoding Nramp family divalent metal transporter has protein sequence MAFNDNSLSEVHESIDTTQKTGRFRKLFAFLGPAYLVSVGYMDPGNWATDIAGGSKFGYALIWVLLMSNLMAILLQSLSARLGIVRGRDLAQASRETYSRPVNLALYFLAEIAIASCDLAEVLGMAIGLQLLFDIPLMWGVLITVLDTFLLLFLINYGIRRMEAFILGLVSIIGMAFLAEMILAKPSLAEISTGFIPSLPDSTALYIAIGIIGATVMPHNLYLHSSLVQTRKFKRTPVEIRKAIKYNIFDSVIALNLAFFVNATILILAASAFFKNGMYEVSEIQDAHNFLAPLLGSDLAPKLFAIALIAAGQSSTITGTLAGQIVMEGYLKLRIAPWIRRLLTRSLAIIPALIAIYYFGEAATGKLLILSQVILSMQLGFAVIPLIHFVSDKTKMKEFVIPMYVRVLSWLVAGIIVSLNVKLVFEQISDWLATSENPMLITFLVIPLVMAAAMLLLYITFRPLFKVKEKDEIIPVHAPIRSIKPEKIQPYQRIAIAVDFSSSDHLNISNALAQGGKDADYVLIHVIESAGALFMKNEIRDYEFMTDVKNLNRYSDELNADGYKTTIKLGYGNPKKAIPALVKEFNSDLLVMGAHGHKGFKDFIFGTTVDAVRHKIGIPLLIVRN, from the coding sequence ATGGCGTTCAATGATAATTCACTTTCAGAAGTTCATGAAAGTATAGATACTACTCAAAAGACAGGACGGTTCAGGAAATTATTTGCCTTCCTGGGACCTGCATATCTTGTAAGTGTCGGCTATATGGATCCGGGAAACTGGGCAACAGATATTGCAGGTGGAAGTAAATTCGGATATGCATTGATCTGGGTTTTACTTATGTCGAATCTGATGGCAATTCTTTTACAAAGTCTGAGTGCACGACTTGGAATTGTCAGAGGCCGTGATCTTGCACAGGCGTCAAGAGAAACGTATTCGCGTCCGGTAAATCTTGCCTTGTATTTTCTGGCAGAGATTGCAATTGCATCTTGTGATCTGGCAGAGGTGCTTGGAATGGCGATCGGACTTCAACTGCTTTTCGACATTCCGTTGATGTGGGGCGTGTTGATCACAGTACTTGACACCTTCCTCCTTTTGTTTCTGATCAACTATGGGATCAGAAGAATGGAAGCTTTTATTCTTGGATTAGTATCAATTATTGGGATGGCATTTTTAGCAGAAATGATTTTAGCAAAACCATCACTTGCAGAAATAAGTACAGGTTTTATTCCATCGTTACCGGATAGTACAGCTCTGTACATAGCAATTGGAATCATTGGAGCAACAGTGATGCCTCACAATTTGTACCTGCATTCTTCTTTGGTTCAAACAAGAAAGTTTAAACGAACTCCGGTTGAGATCAGGAAGGCAATTAAGTATAACATCTTTGATTCTGTAATTGCATTGAATCTGGCTTTCTTTGTCAATGCAACTATTCTGATCTTAGCTGCATCCGCTTTTTTCAAGAATGGTATGTATGAAGTTTCAGAAATTCAGGATGCGCACAATTTTCTTGCGCCATTGCTGGGGTCTGATCTGGCACCTAAACTCTTTGCGATTGCTTTGATTGCCGCCGGACAGAGTTCAACGATTACAGGAACATTAGCAGGTCAGATCGTAATGGAAGGATATCTGAAATTGAGAATTGCTCCATGGATCCGTCGGTTACTAACGCGTTCTCTGGCGATCATTCCGGCATTGATTGCAATTTATTATTTTGGAGAAGCTGCAACAGGGAAATTGTTGATTCTTTCTCAGGTAATTTTAAGTATGCAATTAGGTTTTGCAGTGATACCATTGATCCATTTCGTAAGTGACAAAACGAAGATGAAAGAATTTGTTATTCCGATGTATGTTAGAGTTCTTTCCTGGTTAGTTGCGGGAATTATTGTGAGCTTGAATGTAAAACTGGTATTCGAACAGATCTCAGACTGGCTGGCAACTTCTGAGAATCCGATGCTGATTACGTTTTTAGTAATTCCATTGGTAATGGCTGCAGCTATGCTTTTACTTTATATAACATTCAGGCCACTATTTAAAGTGAAAGAGAAAGATGAGATCATTCCGGTTCATGCACCGATTCGTTCAATCAAGCCGGAAAAAATTCAGCCCTACCAACGCATTGCTATTGCGGTAGACTTTTCAAGCAGTGATCATTTGAACATAAGTAATGCTTTAGCTCAAGGTGGAAAAGATGCTGATTATGTGTTAATTCACGTAATAGAGTCAGCCGGAGCTTTATTCATGAAAAATGAAATACGGGATTATGAATTTATGACCGATGTAAAGAATCTGAATCGGTATTCAGATGAGTTGAATGCAGATGGCTATAAAACGACGATCAAACTTGGCTATGGAAATCCAAAAAAGGCAATTCCTGCTTTGGTAAAAGAATTCAATTCAGATCTGTTGGTGATGGGAGCGCATGGGCACAAAGGTTTTAAAGATTTTATCTTCGGAACAACTGTCGATGCTGTTCGTCACAAGATCGGAATACCGCTATTGATTGTCAGAAATTAG